The Dehalococcoidales bacterium genome window below encodes:
- a CDS encoding 4Fe-4S binding protein: MRPAISSKIQALIIALAAGGFTVWWYFSPFPWLGIVMGILGSAFIYLILTTTRMERFRRLFFIGIFLFSLTALFIIVDILKPSSFLYWASQHQNWLTYYHPGETIGTLAYPCTRVVSQVLLGKAAFIPSFDIWQVTFPPTFNAFMLSLVPYAATGLAFGRGICGWICPFGGLSEAMVTGKKERWQLNFLKKKTVTPKGSYYSGLKEWVKDSKFAILITVILLSIFLAFPLVCTFCPVLWLSADVVFWSVIALIAFFSIILPFMTKRRWWCHICPIGAVFSLVDKISIFRVQINKNKCVQCYDCVQECRMYALSPDDLDKKRKPTVDCIRCGRCIEACPEGAVDFYFLNTRFKARGIFITLVVVAAILWYTWLIVIMADKLAGII, encoded by the coding sequence ATGAGACCAGCGATAAGCTCGAAGATACAAGCGCTAATAATAGCGCTGGCAGCAGGAGGCTTTACCGTTTGGTGGTACTTCAGTCCGTTTCCCTGGCTGGGTATTGTTATGGGAATACTAGGCAGTGCGTTCATCTACTTGATTCTGACTACCACGCGAATGGAACGCTTCCGCCGACTGTTTTTTATCGGGATTTTCTTGTTTTCTTTGACTGCCCTTTTTATTATCGTAGACATTCTTAAACCTTCATCCTTTCTTTATTGGGCTAGCCAGCATCAAAACTGGCTAACTTATTACCATCCGGGAGAGACGATAGGAACCCTGGCTTACCCTTGCACGCGCGTGGTATCCCAAGTACTTCTTGGTAAAGCTGCCTTTATTCCTTCCTTTGACATATGGCAGGTCACCTTTCCTCCAACGTTCAATGCATTCATGCTTTCATTAGTTCCATACGCAGCCACCGGCTTAGCGTTTGGAAGGGGCATCTGTGGCTGGATATGCCCTTTTGGGGGCTTGAGCGAAGCCATGGTTACCGGCAAAAAGGAAAGGTGGCAACTAAATTTCCTTAAAAAGAAAACTGTTACACCCAAAGGTTCTTATTATTCCGGCTTAAAGGAGTGGGTCAAGGATTCCAAATTCGCAATCCTCATTACAGTGATACTGCTATCTATATTTTTAGCCTTCCCGCTAGTGTGCACATTCTGCCCGGTTCTGTGGTTATCAGCCGATGTTGTCTTCTGGTCAGTGATTGCTCTTATTGCGTTCTTTTCTATCATACTACCCTTTATGACCAAGCGTAGATGGTGGTGCCATATCTGCCCGATTGGCGCGGTATTTTCACTGGTCGATAAAATAAGCATTTTCCGTGTACAGATCAACAAAAATAAGTGCGTCCAGTGTTATGACTGCGTACAGGAATGCCGCATGTATGCGCTGAGTCCTGATGATTTGGACAAGAAAAGAAAACCAACCGTAGATTGCATCCGTTGCGGCAGGTGCATCGAAGCATGCCCGGAAGGCGCAGTTGATTTCTATTTTCTGAATACCCGATTTAAAGCGAGGGGCATCTTTATTACTCTCGTAGTGGTGGCTGCTATTCTGTGGTATACGTGGCTTATCGTGATAATGGCAGACAAGCTTGCCGGAATAATATAA
- a CDS encoding multiheme c-type cytochrome, which produces MKKILASILLVLPFMIASCGGSVKTAGLSLVEFSTEDFAGSGNCAVCHIDLEDQIGNYVSIGTHWRSTMMANAAKDPFWQAKVASEVARNPHLKEVIEEKCASCHMPMAYTQAEVRNGSAMIFDTGLANTSNPLNPAAMDGVSCTLCHQIVDPVLGKYTVDTSAEPPDRLIYGPYKDPEQSLMISTSQFTPVYGEHITNSVLCGTCH; this is translated from the coding sequence ATGAAGAAAATCTTGGCTTCCATCCTTTTGGTCTTGCCGTTCATGATTGCTTCATGCGGGGGTTCCGTAAAAACGGCGGGATTATCATTGGTAGAATTTTCTACCGAAGATTTTGCCGGGTCCGGTAATTGCGCTGTATGCCATATTGATCTGGAGGACCAGATCGGTAATTACGTTTCAATTGGTACTCACTGGCGCTCCACCATGATGGCAAACGCAGCCAAAGACCCTTTCTGGCAGGCAAAGGTCGCTTCTGAAGTAGCTCGCAATCCCCATTTGAAAGAAGTTATTGAAGAGAAGTGCGCCAGCTGTCATATGCCAATGGCTTACACTCAGGCAGAAGTTAGAAATGGTTCCGCCATGATTTTTGATACCGGGCTTGCCAATACGAGTAATCCGCTCAACCCGGCGGCCATGGATGGGGTTTCGTGCACTCTTTGCCACCAGATAGTAGATCCGGTCCTTGGTAAATATACGGTGGACACAAGTGCCGAACCACCAGATCGGTTGATATACGGCCCATACAAAGATCCTGAGCAAAGCTTGATGATCTCTACTTCTCAATTTACACCGGTATATGGAGAGCATATAACCAATTCGGTTCTTTGTGGCACATGCCACTGA
- a CDS encoding patatin-like phospholipase family protein produces MVNKKIGLALGGGAARGIAHIGVLRALEANHIKIDCIAGTSAGAVAGAAYARGTSPDALKEMAVSMGVRDWASLADVRIPHGGFIAGNRIVSLLKVIIGEADFKDLKLPFACVACDLYSGEEVVINRGSVLEGVRASISIPLVFSVVEYEGRYLVDGGLINQVPVNVVRSMGADIVIAVNVIPALNNRQKKWITKKAKQPGIFDVMMQVIDITNVKTVRDSLEGADVVINPDTRDFNSADFHQAKELILQGEIAGELAIPEIDLALRS; encoded by the coding sequence ATGGTAAACAAAAAAATTGGCCTCGCTTTAGGAGGAGGAGCGGCAAGAGGGATTGCTCATATTGGCGTGCTCAGGGCATTGGAAGCTAACCATATTAAAATTGATTGTATTGCCGGGACCAGTGCCGGGGCAGTAGCTGGAGCTGCTTACGCCAGAGGTACCAGCCCGGACGCACTAAAAGAGATGGCAGTTAGCATGGGGGTAAGGGACTGGGCTAGTCTGGCAGATGTTCGTATTCCCCATGGCGGATTTATTGCCGGAAATCGTATAGTAAGCCTGCTAAAAGTGATTATTGGAGAAGCGGACTTTAAAGATTTAAAATTGCCGTTTGCCTGTGTAGCCTGTGACCTTTATAGTGGTGAGGAAGTGGTCATCAATCGGGGCTCCGTTCTGGAAGGGGTCAGAGCCAGCATTTCAATACCCCTGGTTTTTTCAGTTGTTGAATACGAAGGGCGCTATCTAGTCGATGGAGGATTGATAAACCAGGTTCCGGTGAATGTGGTGCGGAGCATGGGGGCAGATATTGTTATCGCAGTTAATGTAATCCCTGCGCTTAACAACCGTCAGAAAAAATGGATTACAAAAAAAGCAAAACAGCCCGGGATATTCGATGTCATGATGCAAGTTATTGATATCACTAATGTAAAGACCGTACGCGACAGCCTTGAGGGGGCGGATGTAGTAATTAATCCAGACACTCGAGACTTTAACTCGGCAGATTTCCACCAGGCGAAAGAGCTTATATTACAAGGTGAAATAGCAGGTGAGTTAGCAATTCCCGAGATTGATTTAGCCCTCAGATCTTGA
- a CDS encoding tautomerase family protein — MPVIKIEWAAGRNDEAKKKIDESITDIITENTGVNSESVIVIFEDIPQNSLYIGRKSLG, encoded by the coding sequence ATGCCAGTAATCAAAATCGAATGGGCAGCAGGAAGAAATGACGAGGCCAAAAAGAAAATCGATGAAAGTATCACAGATATCATAACCGAAAATACCGGGGTAAACAGCGAAAGTGTGATTGTAATATTCGAAGATATCCCCCAAAACAGTCTCTATATCGGGCGAAAGAGCCTGGGCTAA